GCTCTCGACGAGCGCGCTGCTCGGCTCGGTGTTCATCCGGGACGCGCTCGTCACGACGCTCATCCCGCTCATCGCGCTGGTCGTCTCGTACAACGCGGTCGTCGGCGAGCGCGAGACGGGGTCGCTGAAGCTGCTGCTCGCGCTGCCGCACTCGCGGTCGGACGTGGTGTTCGGGAAGGTGGCCGGCCGCGCGGGCGCCATCGCGGTGCCCGTGTCGGTCGGGTTCCTGCTGCCCGCGCTGGTGGCGGCGATCGGACCGCTGTCGCTTCGGCCGTTCACGTTCCTCGGGTACATCCTGTTGACACTGCTGCTGTCGGCGGCGTTCGTCGCCATCGCGGTCGGGTTTTCGTCTGCGGTGTCGTCGAACCGCCTGGCGATCGGCGGCGCGGTCGGGCTGTACTTCCTGTTCGTCCCGCTGTGGGGCGCCATCCAGTTCCCGCTGCGGCTGTATCTGGGGATGGGTGGTGGCCCGAGCTGGCTCCCGATCTCGGGGTCGTCGCTGCTGGAGCTGCTCCGCCTGGTCAACCCCACCGGCTCGTTCAAGATCGTCTCCGGCGAGTTCGTGAGCGGCACCCTGTTCGCGGCCGGGCAGGCGGGGTCGCAGGCGGCCGGGCAGTACGCGACGAACACGGAGATGGCGGCGTTCGCCATGCTCGTTGCGTGGTTGCTCGTGCCGCCGCTGCTGGGGCTGTGGCGGTTCGAGGGCGCCGATCTGTAGTCGAGTTCGATCGACCTGTATTCGTTTTCGTGGTTCCGGCTGTTTTCGTCGTTTTCGTCGTTCTCATCGGCGACGGAGTGCCCGCGCTGTCGGCCACGAAAGCCCCCGGCCGTCTCGACTCCCGCGACACGCGCTGTGCTCCTCGGCTCACTTCGTTCGCCTGCGGTGCTTGCGGTGTCGGGGTTCGCCGAGACGGCCGGCCCCTTTCAGTCCCACCCGACAGCACCGCACAGCGGCCACGCCCTCCCCAACCGATTCCGCTCCTCGCGTTCGCTGCGCTCACGCTCCGG
This genomic stretch from Halobaculum roseum harbors:
- a CDS encoding ABC transporter permease subunit translates to MSLEAVARKDFQDAVRSRWLLGLTAFFVLLVSVVVYLVRPGEGQTLSTSALLGSVFIRDALVTTLIPLIALVVSYNAVVGERETGSLKLLLALPHSRSDVVFGKVAGRAGAIAVPVSVGFLLPALVAAIGPLSLRPFTFLGYILLTLLLSAAFVAIAVGFSSAVSSNRLAIGGAVGLYFLFVPLWGAIQFPLRLYLGMGGGPSWLPISGSSLLELLRLVNPTGSFKIVSGEFVSGTLFAAGQAGSQAAGQYATNTEMAAFAMLVAWLLVPPLLGLWRFEGADL